CGATAGCGATAGTGCCCTTTcccacgcacgcacgcacgcacgcacattcATTTCCCTTGCACGTGCTCGCTGTCGCTGTTCTGCCTTTTTTAGTATCGTTTGCGCTGCGGTTTAAAATCCAGTTACGCTCGTCAATGTTTCAAAATACGAAGAATTACGCTCGAAGGACAACAGCGTCGCACAGCGAAGCAAAGCACTGGAAAAGGAAAGGTTGCGGCGTGCGGTTACCATGCACATTTAGTAAAGTattgaaaaagagagagaaaacggtGTGTACCGGCAGCGCTTAATCATTTTATCGGAAGCTTCATGATAATAAGAATTTCTCCACCTCTATTGCTGTTCTttctcattcattcattcttcTCTCTCTGATTCAAATACTGACACAGCACGTGAGAAACGCGACGATCGGTCGAGAAGAAAATGCTACGAATTTAACGCGACACATATGACTGCATATGCTTcttagtggtggtggtggtggtggtgttgtgaCTGTAAAGACTTGGTGACCGGTGCTGCGCCGCCGCACGATGGATGCTGCTGCACTGTTTTGTGACGAAAACTATTACGATACGATGGCACGaagggtgttcaaattttctgaatcTTTTCGCCAACTACGACGGGATTATTACGCCTAATTTCTGCTGCACCGAGTTCTCGGTAATCGAACGAACATTCGTGCTTATCGCTGTATCGATGTATCGCGCAAAAGAGACCTCCACATCGGCACTCGAATCCTGAGAGTGGACAAAAATAGGAGAATCGCAATTAGTGCCAGAACCATAGCGAGGGCTAGTTACGCCACACCGGGACAAGAGGAGATGTACTATGTAATAGTAATAGGCGTAAAGCAGTTTCAGAGAAACAATGTGACATGACACGCATACTTACCGGTTAATCCTACTTTCTTACGGCAAGTTGCACAacggttcttcttcttcttggcgtcaTCCTTATCACCATCTTTGTCTTCGTTATCAGCTATGGAACTGTTATTACTGTGTCCGCCAAGGCTACCACTGTCCTCAGTGttaattttctgaaaatgatacaaaagCATAAATGCATTACAAAGATGTTTGATTTACAATTTATTAGTACGATCGAATTAGGTAAACTTTATAGCACAGAAGCTGCAGGATTATATCACCAACAATATATTAAGAAATTGGTTTACCCGTTTCCTAACATTCACAACTTCACCGGGCACGGGCATgatcgttttcgttttcggcACCGGCAGTGCTTCAACTCTAGATTCTTCGGTGCGAGTACAGGAATGTCCTGTCTCCTCACACGATTCATCATCAAACGACATGTTAAACATTGTACGTCGGTCTGCTTCTTCCGAATCACTGACCGAATCTTTACCGAACAATAAATCGTGCGGTTCGTCATCCAGCACCTGCTGCTCTTTGTCCAAAGCGGAACAAGGTTCGTTGACCAATtcaatttcataaaaatactcatcttcatcatcaatttcatcttcttcttcgtcaaTACTTTCATCAGAAAAATTATCATCATAGGCAATGATTACACCATTATCGGAAGATCCATTCTCGTTCTTTGACAAAgagaaggtaaaaaaaaacgaaaagtaaCATGAAAACTTGAGCAAAACGGTAAAATTATGCATTATTCggagaaatggaaaacaatttaa
This genomic window from Anopheles maculipalpis chromosome 2RL, idAnoMacuDA_375_x, whole genome shotgun sequence contains:
- the LOC126558436 gene encoding AN1-type zinc finger protein 6 isoform X1, with translation MERESNAMQPMCRSGCGFYGNPAQDGLCSVCYKDLLRKKQQPPVSSTPSSNNAPQTPASGQSVTASSISSIRPVVTSQSFANSIGSISTTTTSASASASAASPSASSCAASANNPVVSATYTAQPTVHSALFCSDKDNENGSSDNGVIIAYDDNFSDESIDEEEDEIDDEDEYFYEIELVNEPCSALDKEQQVLDDEPHDLLFGKDSVSDSEEADRRTMFNMSFDDESCEETGHSCTRTEESRVEALPVPKTKTIMPVPGEVVNVRKRKINTEDSGSLGGHSNNSSIADNEDKDGDKDDAKKKKNRCATCRKKVGLTGFECRCGGLFCAIHRYSDKHECSFDYRELGAAEIRRNNPVVVGEKIQKI